The Theobroma cacao cultivar B97-61/B2 chromosome 2, Criollo_cocoa_genome_V2, whole genome shotgun sequence genome includes the window CAGCAGAATTTACTGTTCAAGGATGATTGCTTTACTTCAGTCACAACCTGCTGTCTAGTGCGCCTTAGCTAGTTTTGGAGTGACTATTCTGCTTTCTGTTAACTGAGTGAagcttaattatataaattttttgggcATGCTGAAGAGTGGTTGAAATAAACTAGATGAATCATTTCAAAATGGTGAAATCATATTGATCAATGGTTGTATTAGCCATCTCTTTTAATAAGTCGATTTAGTAGCTTTCTGCATCCTTCCCTTTTATCCTCGCTACGTTCTCCCAAATATAGCTTAAATTTATTCAGACCGTTTGACTCAGTTATTGTGTTTCTTCTATCTAGTTTCCATTGGAGTTTGGTCATCATTTGTATACCTGACAAAGAAGATGAATCAGGACCTATTATCCTTCATTTGGATTCATTGGGACTTCATTGTAGCAGATCAGTTTTTAAGAACATTAAAAGGTGAGACAGTTGAAGCCAAATGATTAATAATGATTGTGTACTACTATATTTTGTCTTTGTCTctatattcataaaataagaagcTGTTTGGGAGGAGAAGGAAATTTCATAAGGATAGTGCCTTTTCTGTTTACATGCGTATTAGCATGCTTTCCAGACCCGCACACCTCTTCATCCATTTCTTCTTAATTGATACAAGTAAAAGATTTGGTTATATGGGAATCTTCAACATCTTTCAGCTGTTGTTGTTTTAGCTAATCATTGTTGTATAGTAGCATAACAAcatttgaattgaaacattttgGGGTGGATTCGCATCAtgttgaaattttgaattgtttattttaatggtAATATTGTAGTATGCATGTCTAACTGATGCTTGACTGGTTGGTTTGCTTACTTAATGTGTTTCTTAAAGCTAAGAGACAATGTGAATCTTGTTTTGTAGCTATATGAGAGAAGAATGGAACTATTTGAATCAAGAGGTTGCTCCTTCAGATCTTCCCATTGCAGACAAAATATGGGAAAACCTTCCCCGCAGGATTGAGGAGAAAACTATAGCtgtaagtttttattttcagtatcttaaattttatctcattcatttatggATTTTGTAATGGCGCATAAACCTTAAGTTGGTAAAATAGCGCCTGATGGATCGTGATTTCAAAGAATTAGTCACAGGTTGATCTGCAATtacctaaaaaaaataattttccttGATTGTTAATAATAAAGGaagatttattttcttgtgtGCAAGCTGTATGATAAAAGTTAATTGAAGATATTTTGGGGTTGCATGCTTGCTAACCATCTAACATCTGAACAATGTATTCCAGTTTAAATGTAGAAGAATGTGAAGAGATGTTAATAGAATTGGAAAAATATCACAATGCgtcttttaatcttttcagAGATATAGTTACTGGTTTTGCATTTTTCTCTAGAAATGTAACTTTAGGTTCTCTGTTGATACTTTTTTGCCAGGTTCCCCAGCAAAAGAATGATTATGATTGTGGTCtgtttgttcttttcttcatGGAGCGCTTCATTGAAGAGGCCCCTGAAAgactgaaaaagaaagatttagcGATGGTACCTGTTGAGTTTCCGTTCTGGTCTTTAAAAAGGTTTTCTGGTATGGTTATATTCTTGGTTAACCTGTTTTCATTTTCAGTTTGGTAAGCAGTGGTTCAGACCTGAAGAAGCCTCCAGCTTGAGAGTAAAAATACGGAATTTACTTATAGAACAGTTTCGAAGTGCAAGTGAGAATATGGGTGGTTCACAATCATCTCCTTCTTTGTCTTGACGCTTTTGAAGATGGTGCTCCAGCATGAATCTGGTGGCAAATAGGACACACCAGTGGATTGGGTGCCATCTCTGTATAGCTTGCATAGTGGTGGTCCTGGCTTCAAATGTATCAGTGGTAAATCAGAtggtataaaaaattttgaaattgctTTTGTATAGTTTacaggagaaaagaaaaagaaaagaaaatgttgaaATGCCATTGCCATtataaaagagtaaaatggAGGTAAGTTTGGATACGTGGGAGGAAAATGGCACAATCATTCATAACTTGTGATGGTGGTGTTTTTAAAGCTTTCCACCATCAACATTTGTATTTAAGTTTCTTACTTTCTTTGTCAGTTGGCACCTACGAGCCTGTTGATGAAAGAGTTATGCAAGTCCAGTCAAAATGAATGCGTGCATAATGGAAGCAGCTACTCTTTGGACTATCCCACCATTTCCATCGTTGGTCACTTTATTTTCTCCTATGTCTCTCTTCCCTTCTATGATTGTTCTTCCcctcttttcccttttcctcTTAAAACCGAGCCTCCCCCTCATTTCTTGTACCTTTTTGGGgggttttttttctcattttttttcttctccacttgttattataattataaaatgaaaaaataaaaaaaaaatgaattatcaTGCGACAAAGAAATAACTCACAGCAAGTCAACAAAAAAGTCTCTCTCCATAGATAGGTACAAATGTTATGCACCACATGTCTGCGTGTTTGTTTTACGAAGGGAAAGGTTGCCAGGGTGGTTTAATGCAGCGATCACTAATTTATgaagttatatatataaagacaTCTAAGCTTCCTTTTGTAAACCAGGGATCCTCTCTCTGTTTCCATCGGTATTCAATGAAACTTAAACTTtgaaatatatgtatatatataaaagaagatATGACAGCATTAAATGTTTCGAATATATATGAATACTATAATATATCTATGCTTCTTGTACAAAATAGAAATGGATTGCTACTGGTTTCATACCTGAATGCTGGTTTACAAAAGCAGCATATTGCTCCAAAATCTAAGGTCTATAATGATGACAATTTAACATTATGCATTAGTGATTTTAATGATGAGTACTGGAATTTGCTCGTTTCACAACGTTTCCTCATTTGCGAAAGCAAAAACAGCTCTGCGCATCAGGAAACTTAATCTTTTTACCCTTTGGTGTGTCAAGGGCCTCCAGCATCAAAACCACTTGTTCCATCTCTGGTCTTTTACTAGCATCTGTATCCCAACACTGCTGCATCACATTTGCTAGAGCTTTTGGACAGTGCTTGGGTATTTCGGGTCTCAGGTTCTACAATCCAGAAATAGTTGCAGTTGCAGTGAGCTTATAACAAAAACATTAATTCTCtgatattatattaaaatatatgtacCTGCACCCGAGCATTTGGCTCTTGTTTAGAGAAGAGGGTTCGAATCCCCccctttcaatttttttttaaaaaattaaaatatatgtacCTGATCAAAAATAGCTAAACTCAATTCAGAAAAACTAAGATCGGGATAAAGCACGTCACGGCAATAGATTTCCCATAAACAAATTCCAAAACTATAGACGTCGCATTTTCTGTCGTATGGTTTAGAATCGATGACCTGCATGAGATTGTGtcaagtaatataaaaaatgcaaCTAATTTGACATAACTTCCAATTTGATTCTGTATTACCTCAGGAGCCATGTAAGTAATTGTCTGCCTGTCGCCTGCCAACTCCTGATGATTTGAAATTGCCATATTAGATGTTTCAAATTCGGTTATTGTCAACTTGAAATTTCTATCAAGAAGCAAGTTTTCTGGTTTGACATTTCCATGGATGAGTTGCCTTGAGTGAAGGTAAGCCAACCTTaaggaaacaaaacaacattGAGAAAATGGTTGAATTGAAATTCAAGTCACTCAAAAACACAGGGAAAGGAGGTTTTACCCTCTTGCAAGATGAAGTGCCAGTTGAATGACAATCGTGAAATCTAGCTTCTTTTCTCGATTCTTTGAAAGGAATGATCTAAGAGTATCCCCGCATCGATACTCAACTACAAGATAACTCAGGTTTCTTAACAGGCGAACTTCCTCATTATCCGCTCGTAATGTAAATTCTGGTTCATCAATTTTGGCACCTATCAGCTAAGGAACAACCGAGTTTGAGTTCTTATTGTCAGAatatcttttagaacatgcaAGACACAATGATGAGAATTGAGAGTTACCTTGAGAATATTAGGATgatcaatcttgtaccaaaaAGAAACCTTCTCCCTAAAAGGGCTCCTGCAGGCAGGCAAATTGTTTTCTTCACTGCTTGGCAGCTTTTGGACCTTTTCTCTCCGTTCAAACACCGTCACTGCAAGTTTGTCACACGACAAAACCAAACACAACTTAAATGTCACTATAATTGAACCCATCGCCATGACCAATTCCATGTTGAAAGAATACTTTAGAGTAATGTGTGTGTCTCACCTATAACGTCTTGACTGTTATAAACTCCCTTGTAAACTTCTGCACAAGTGTCTTTGTCTAGCAATTCTTTGAAAATAATCTCGTTGAGATTAATTTCCCATTCTTGTTGGTTTGAGACTCCCACCTTTTCTCTTGCTTTAAGTTCCCATTCTTGTTGGTTTGAGACTCCCATCTTTTCTCTACCTTTAAGATC containing:
- the LOC18609439 gene encoding serine/threonine-protein kinase HT1 isoform X1: MGHEITEIDEGEGCWRAIKKKDLEKMDEQLDLLWAMRDLKGREKMGVSNQQEWELKAREKVGVSNQQEWEINLNEIIFKELLDKDTCAEVYKGVYNSQDVIVTVFERREKVQKLPSSEENNLPACRSPFREKVSFWYKIDHPNILKLIGAKIDEPEFTLRADNEEVRLLRNLSYLVVEYRCGDTLRSFLSKNREKKLDFTIVIQLALHLARGLAYLHSRQLIHGNVKPENLLLDRNFKLTITEFETSNMAISNHQELAGDRQTITYMAPEVIDSKPYDRKCDVYSFGICLWEIYCRDVLYPDLSFSELSLAIFDQNLRPEIPKHCPKALANVMQQCWDTDASKRPEMEQVVLMLEALDTPKGKKIKFPDAQSCFCFRK
- the LOC18609439 gene encoding serine/threonine-protein kinase HT1 isoform X2; this translates as MGHEITEIDEGEGCWRAIKKKDLEKMDEQLDLLWAMRDLKGREKMGVSNQQEWELKAREKVGVSNQQEWEINLNEIIFKELLDKDTCAEVYKGVYNSQDVIVTVFERREKVQKLPSSEENNLPACRSPFREKVSFWYKIDHPNILKLIGAKIDEPEFTLRADNEEVRLLRNLSYLVVEYRCGDTLRSFLSKNREKKLDFTIVIQLALHLARGLAYLHSRQLIHGNVKPENLLLDRNFKLTITEFETSNMAISNHQELAGDRQTITYMAPENLRPEIPKHCPKALANVMQQCWDTDASKRPEMEQVVLMLEALDTPKGKKIKFPDAQSCFCFRK